The sequence below is a genomic window from Nocardia fluminea.
GCGAACCGGCCCGATCGCTCGGCCCGTAACCCGCTCGGGGTCCACCGGTTTGCGGCGAACCGGGACCGCCGGCCGGGCCTCGTCCGGCTGGTCCACCACCCTGCGGTGAACCGGACCCACCGCCCGGACCTGTATTCCGCGGTGCCCCTTGGCCCGAATATGGTTGCGCACCAGGCACATTGGCGGAGGGCCCTGAAGGCTGTTGCACACCAGGGCCATTGCCGGGCTGTCCCGCTCCGGGACCCTGGCCCGGTCGCGCCCCACCAGGCGTGAACCCTGGCCGACCCCATGATTGCTGCGCGCCCGCACCCGAAGGCTGTTGTCCACCAGGCGCGTTCCCCGGCCGTGCGTACCCCTGTCCGACGCCGGGAGCAGCCCCACCCGGTCGCCCACCACCAGCGCCACCCTGCGGCGCGCGAGTCCCATCCTGCGGAGATCCGCCCTGCACCGGAGATCCACCCGGCGCCCCGGGTCCACCCGGACGCTGAGCACCACCAGGGCCATCGAAACCACTGGGACGTTGAGCACCCCCAGGGCCATCGAAACCACTGGGGCGCTGAGAACCACCGGGGGCATCGAAACCACCAGGGCGCTGAGCGCCCCCGGAGGCGTCGGGACCGCCGGGGCGCTGAATGCCACCGGGAGCATCGGAACCACCCGGGCGCTGAGCATGCGGCTGCTCGCCCTGCCCTCCGGCAGGCTGCGTCCCACCGGCCCGTGCGTCCTGCACGCGCGCAGCATCATCGGGTCGGCCCGGCAGATCTCCGCGGCGGATCACCACGGTCTGATCGGGGCCGATCGGCGGCCTCGTCGCCCGGTCCGGCTCGGTGACCGACTCCGGTGCGCCGGGAGGGGACACGGACGAATCGTCACGCTGGCCGGGCGCGCCGGGGCCGGCAGACTCTGCTGCCGGGTTGTTCTCGTCGGTCGGGTCGGACACCTCTGTACCCCTCGCTCAGGCTCGAACGTTGCACTCCGGGCTCAGCCTAATAGGCACGGACCCGAAGCGGTCCCAAGTCTCTCGCGCACTGTCGCGGTGAAGTCCTGCTCGACGGGCACCACGTGTGGGCCAGTGCCGGTCGCTCAGCGGCGGGCCGGTCGGCGTCCCTCACAGCCTCGGTGCACAATGAACCCATGACCTCCTTCGGTGACCTGCTCGGACCGCAGCCGGTCCTCCTTCCCGAACTGATCGACGCCGAAGACGCCATCGCCTCTGGCACCGACCCGGTCGAAGTCGCCGCGCAGTTCCCGGCCGCCTCCATCGCGTGGGCCCAGCTGGCAGAGGCCGCGCTGCGGCGCGCGGGCGGCGAGGTGAACCACGACACCGTCGCGGCGTACGCCTTCGCCCGCACCGGCTACCACCGCGGCCTCGATCTGCTGCGGCGCAACGGCTGGAAGGGTTTCGGCCCCGTCCCGTGGAGCCACGAACCCAACCAGGGTTTCCTGCGCAGCGTGGGTGCGCTGGCGAGCGCCGCGAAGACGATCGGCGAGACCGAGGAGTACGCGCGCTGCCTCGACCTGCTCGAGGACTGCGATCCGCGCGCGGCGAACGAACTCGGCCTGGACTGAGCCAGCGGTCGGGTCCGAGCCTTAGGTGAGCGAACACAGGCCTTTCGTCGCCGTAGCCTCGCCGGTCGTCGCGGCCGCCAAGGTCACGACGGTCGGCCGGTACCGGGCATCGGTCGAGCGCTTGCGGCTCTCGGCGATCCCGATCATCCAGTGCGCGCTCGGCGCCGCGCTCGCGTGGTTCATCGCCCACAACCTCGTCGGCCACATCGAGCCGTTCTTCGCGCCGACCGCCGCGGTGGTCTCCATCGGTGTTTCGTTCGGTGCGCGGGTGCGCCGGTCGGTGGAACTGGTGGTGGGTGTCGCGGTCGGCATCGGCATCGGCGACCTGTTCATCGCCCAGGTCGGGACGGGTGTCTGGCAGGTGGCACTGGTGGTCGGTGGCGCCATGTCGGTGTCGGTCTTCCTCGGCAGCGGCGCGCTCATGACCATCCAGGCGGCGGGTTCGGCCGTGCTGGTCTCGACCTTGAATCAGGCGCCCGGTGCGGGCCCGAACCGCATGATCGACGCCTTGATCGGCGGACTCGTCGGTGTGCTGATGGTCGCGCTGATCCCGCTGCACCCGGTGCGCCGAGCCCGCGAACACGCCGCCGACGTGCTGTCGGTGATGAGCAAATCGATGATCACCTGCGCCGAGGGCCTGCTCGAACAGAACTCGACGAAGGTGTCCGACTCGCTGTCGGCGGTGCGCGACACCCAGCCCCAGATCGACGCCCTCCGCGACGCGCTCGCGGGAGGTCGTGAGATCAGCCGCATCTCACCGCTGTACTGGAATTCCCGGAAACGTCTGGAACGCATCCACAACGCGGCCGACCCGCTCGACAACGCGGTCCGCAATACCCGTGTGCTGCTGCGCCGTTCGCTCACCCTGGTCCGCGACGACGAGGTCCTCGATCCGCGTTTGATCGACCTGGTCGACCAGCTCGGCCATGCCACCGACGTGGTTCGCAAGATGATGCTGGCCGATCCGGGTGAGCAACCCGATCAGGCCGAAGCCCTCAAGTCGTTGCGCAGTGTCGCCAAGTGCGCCCGTCCCGAACTCGTGGTGGGGGCGGGCTTGTCGGCGCATGTGGTGTTCGCGCAGCTGCGCTCGATCGTGGTGGACCTGATGGTGGTGTGCGGGATGCAGCGCATCTCGGCGATCGCGCTGCTCCCGCCCACCGTGCCCAATCCGTATGTGACGCCCGAGGAATAGCCTCAGTCGCCGACCGGAGAAACGCGCGGGCGCCCCGATCGCAGCGAGAAACGCTTGCGATCGAAATCCCACGCCCGGTAGATCGGCCACTGCGAGGTGTGCATGATCCAGGCGCCGGTGATCACCGCGCGATGGAACGGCACCACGGCGTAGCCCTGATTGGCGATGGTCTGCAGGCCGCGCAACTGGTACTTCCACCACACGTCCGGCGGGGTCTTGCGACGGCGCGCGGAGATCTCGGCCCGCAACGTCGGCAGCTGGTCGATGCGCAGCTTCGCCTTCGAAAGGCACAGCGCCAGATCGAGGTCTTCGTGCAGGTCACGACGGGTGGTGGTGGCGGCACGCACCTGTTCCCAGGCCGAGCGCCGGATCGCCATGTTGGCGCCGTGCACATTGCCGACGGGCTGGGTCTTGATCATCCCCAGCCGTTCCTGCCCGCCGATCGCGGCCGCGAGGAAGATGCCGATCGGGGAGTCGTGATAGGTGCTGATCCCGGTCACCGCCATCGTGTCCGGATGGGTGTCGAGATGCGCGCGCACGGTGGCACCCCACTCGGGGGAGACGAGGGTGTCGGCGTCGATG
It includes:
- a CDS encoding FUSC family protein, coding for MSEHRPFVAVASPVVAAAKVTTVGRYRASVERLRLSAIPIIQCALGAALAWFIAHNLVGHIEPFFAPTAAVVSIGVSFGARVRRSVELVVGVAVGIGIGDLFIAQVGTGVWQVALVVGGAMSVSVFLGSGALMTIQAAGSAVLVSTLNQAPGAGPNRMIDALIGGLVGVLMVALIPLHPVRRAREHAADVLSVMSKSMITCAEGLLEQNSTKVSDSLSAVRDTQPQIDALRDALAGGREISRISPLYWNSRKRLERIHNAADPLDNAVRNTRVLLRRSLTLVRDDEVLDPRLIDLVDQLGHATDVVRKMMLADPGEQPDQAEALKSLRSVAKCARPELVVGAGLSAHVVFAQLRSIVVDLMVVCGMQRISAIALLPPTVPNPYVTPEE
- a CDS encoding glycosyltransferase family 2 protein, encoding MSFTGSSAVLSVVVPALDEAAGIAACLERLVDQDTIDEIVVVDNGSTDNTREIVAELAARHPKIELISEPQPGVAFARNTGFDKARGDYLGRIDADTLVSPEWGATVRAHLDTHPDTMAVTGISTYHDSPIGIFLAAAIGGQERLGMIKTQPVGNVHGANMAIRRSAWEQVRAATTTRRDLHEDLDLALCLSKAKLRIDQLPTLRAEISARRRKTPPDVWWKYQLRGLQTIANQGYAVVPFHRAVITGAWIMHTSQWPIYRAWDFDRKRFSLRSGRPRVSPVGD
- a CDS encoding DUF3151 domain-containing protein, which gives rise to MTSFGDLLGPQPVLLPELIDAEDAIASGTDPVEVAAQFPAASIAWAQLAEAALRRAGGEVNHDTVAAYAFARTGYHRGLDLLRRNGWKGFGPVPWSHEPNQGFLRSVGALASAAKTIGETEEYARCLDLLEDCDPRAANELGLD